In Syngnathus scovelli strain Florida chromosome 16, RoL_Ssco_1.2, whole genome shotgun sequence, the genomic stretch GAACCTTTTCCATTTAGAAAAGATACAACCAGATACTCTGTTTCAAAGCATGCCGATAACAAAATTATTGCTAGTCGCTGATTGGTCGAAAATAAAGGCCAATATTTTCGTGCTGTCCCTGCAATTTAGATTTTACCCCGAGCAGAAATACAGTTGAGCTAGTTGGGCTCAAGTTGGTACGGTGCAGTggaaaaggataaaaaaaaaaaaattctatggaGGTGACAGACACTGCAGTGGGACTGAGAGTCCAGGCAGGCCGTGATGTTACAATGCCCATGCATTTGTGATTTCAGAATTGAATGTCATTGGGCTGTGATGATTTCCAAAAAAGGAAGCAACGCTTTCTCTGTTCTTGGCCTCCCATAGGGAAGAAAAGAACACTTTGGAGTTAGTCACACATTCATTAGAGACGTCCAAATTAAATAATACTTCCGTGCTTGTAGCTACGACACACGCCCAATGGTATACGTGTGAACGTGATTCACTGCAACCAAAACTGTGTGTGCggagtgggggggaggggggagctaAATCAAAACTGAAACGATAACCAGTAAGACTGGTTGTTGTATCTGGCTGGTAAGAGGAGCAACACACACTGGTCCAtagacatatatacatatatatatataatatgtatgatcaaatatatataatatatatatatatattacttttGAGAATCCTTGTCTATCTCTGTCTGTACCCCTCTTCCCCATTTCCATGTGTGAACAGGTAAGTATCCCCCATCCCTTGCACTGTCACCATGGCGATACCTTGGCCTGTGACATCACTACCGCTGTAGTTCATTGCttgtgtcttgtttttttttttttttttttttttgactactGTATGTCTTTATCTCTATCTGCTTTGTTTGGCTGATTATGAGTGGATTAAGCCGTTTACGTCTCAATCTTCCAAGTAGTcttgatttcaattttttttgtttttcattttcttttgattgtcttttgtttctttttctcgACAGTTGCTTTCCTTCTGAGCTAGCTCTTTTCACAGCTTGCAGATTAAACTTTACAAAGAGGTTCGTGGGGCACGGGTTAAAGGAAATCGGACGACAATCAGGAAAAAGGGGATGGTGACGCAATAGGCTGCAAGAGACACAGCGAGGTTTTGTCGCTCGTGTGTGCCAGCCTGTTgctgctccatttttttttgctaacactTAAAGCGGTACGGCAAATTTGTCACGACTTTGTCTAAACTTGCTGTCTCATCAGTAAGCTGTGAGAATGGCTGGTGTTTGGTTCACTGTAGCTTTCTGGTCTCTTTGCACTTTTTTAAAAGGCTAATTTCTCTAACCCCAGCACCCTATGCTCTTAAAAGCAGGCTGTCTCCGAGCTGGCCTTTCACCGAGCTAGTTTAGGAAACAACTCACCTTGTCGTCTCTCTGTCTCTTGTTCCCTCAGGACGCACGGACCCCGTGCCCATTATCCTTAAATATGATGTCATGGGAATGGGACGGATGGAGATGGAGGTAAGGGTACTCAGTTTAGCtgaatctgcttttttttttttgtaagcttGAATTGTAAACAATGTCCTTTTATTTAGATGGATTATGCAGAGGATGCCACCGAGAAAAGACGAGCGCTTGAAGTGGAGAAGGAAGAGACGGAAGAACTACGGCAGAAATATAAGGTGAGGTCTGCCCTGGTTACTTATGACCAGGGCTATTTAAGCTAACCCTTTTCTTCATGTGCCAACAGGATCAAATTGAAAAGGAGAAAGCAATTGCAAAAGCTCTGGAAGACCTGAGGGCTAATTTCTACTGTGAGCTATGTGACAAGCAGTACACCAAACACCAAGAATTTGACAACCACATCAACTCCTACGACCACGCTCATAAGCAGGTACGTCTTCGAAATACCCCCCCAAGAGTCATCGTGACGTTAATGCCGATGTTGTTCCGTCTCACAGAGGCTAAAGGAGCTCAAGCAGCGGGAGTTTGCTCGGAATGTGTCGTCACGTTCCCGTAAAGGTGGGAAGAAGCAGGAAAAGATGCTGCGTCGTCTGCACGAGCTGGCGGAGCAGAGGAAACAGCAGGACTGGTAGGATGTTTCATTTGTTCATCAGCGCCATCTACTGGAAGACTTAATTAATAAAGGCAGACGTTACAGTGGCCATTACAAACACGTCTTTTTATTATGATTCATTTCAGCACACCAGGAAGCGGGCCCATGTTCAAAACGACCACAGTGGCAATAGACGGCAAGAAAGCCGAAGATGGAGACATCTTTCTCCCTGAGAGTACTTTTGTGACAGAACCTGCCATGGAGGTCTGTGTTCCAGAGAAACGTGAACAACCACCGCCGAAGCCCGCGCCGACATTTAGCTTCTCCCTTGGCAAGAAGAAAAACTGCTCCTCACCGACCGCCAGCGCATCTTCCAAAGTCAGCGTGTCCTTCTCCTTTGCCAAGAAGGCGCCAGTGAAGCTGGAGACGGCCGCTGCGGTGTTTACCGATCCCGGCGAGGCAATTGAAGGCGAGGAGGAAGGCGAAGAGGTAGAAAAGGTTGCGGTGCAGGAGGAACTCTCCATTTGCAACACTGACAGCCCCAAAGGAGCCTTGCGGGATAGTGATGGAGGAGAGTCCAGCATCGCGACTGGGACAGAAGAGGGGCAGCAGTCGAATGACGGAAGCTCGCTGGCTTCCACACTCAATAAGCTGAAAATGATGATGAGGAAGGACGAGGGCTACACAGGACAGGAACCTCAGTACTACCACTACATGCCTCCAGCGCACTGTCGAGTGAAGCCCCACTTCCAGTTCCTGCTCTTCATGAAGGCGTCTGAGCATAGTCAGAGTCAagaagacgaagaggaggatgaaGTGCAGGAGGAGAAGGTTGAGAACGCGTCTCAGGAGAGCAACACTGTCGAGTGCTGcaatgaggaagatgaggacgaAGATGAGGATGCCATCACCACCGCATCTCCTGAAGCTCAACAGACTCCCCCGGCTTCAAAAGCGAATGAAGATGACAACACTTTGAACGCAGTAGAGGCAACTCCCGAGGTTCCTTCTTCTCCCACGCAGAAAGAAAGAagctcaccaccaccaccggagCCTTTGGAGTCCAACTCGGGTCCCAAGATCCCAGTGGGTCCGTTCTTCCCCGTGTTGGGTAAGGATGAGAGCACCACCTTGCAGTGGCCCTCCGAGCTCCTCGAGTTCACGAAAGCGCTGCCCGCCCTGTCTTACAGCTGCAACCCTCTATACTTTGATTTCAAGCTGTCTCGGAACAAAGGCGCACGTTCCCGAAAGGTCGCAAAGTCTCCCAAGCCTAGCGAGCCGCCCGACAAAGAAAAGCGGAGAGAATTGACAACCTCAAAAACGGAACCGGTTGTTAATGCGGAACCGGTTGCTAAGGTGAAAGCCGCAGCAAAGACGGAGCTCAACAGTGAAGAGCCGGTTACGAAGGCGGAGGGCGGCCAGTCTGAAGGTGACGATCAAAAAGCGGCAACGGGTGGCGGCGgcgccaagaagaagaagaaaaagaagaagcacaagaagTCGACAAAGCATTCAAAGCGCAAAGCAAAAGATAAAGATGCGGCTGCCGAAGATGCCGAGGGGGAGGCTGAACCAACTCAAGAGACgcccaagaagaagaaaaagaagcacaaaaaaaagaagagcaagAACAAAGCAGCGGATCAAGAGGAGGCTCCTGGTGAGGAAAAGGAGAAACCCAAGGTTAAGTCTGAAGATAAACCTGATCCTTCTCCGGGGCAGGCTCCCGCTGGAGGAGGTGTAGGAACTGGGAAGAGGAAGCGGGCTATGAAAAATCCTCTAAGCAGGTCGGGAGTGGAGGAAGCCACCGCAGGAAAAAGCTCAGACAAAGCTGTTAGCTCTGAGGAGCACGGCAGCAACAAGCGACTAAAAACCGACTCCGTTCCATCCCAGAGCGCCTCTTGTTCCACCTCGGCCCAGAGGAGCCCCGGTCCCGGGAGACCTCCCAGCAGCGAGAGCGAAGAAGAAGGCGGTTCAACCACCCAGCGATCACGCCACCACCGCTCGAGTCCTCGGGAAGAGCGGCGCCACCACAGCGAGGAGTCCAGGCGCTCCGGCAGCCGCTCTTCCAGACGTGGCAGCAGCCGTCGGCGGCACCACCGCAGCAAAACCTCCCAGAGTCGCTCTTATTCCAGCAGCTCCGAGCGCTCCTCGGCGGGCAGCAGCGCCTACAGCCACCGAAGCCGCAGCTACTCGGACAGCTACAGCGACTACAGTACCGAGGGGCACCGGCGCAGGCACTCCAAGCGCTCGTCAGACTCGGATTACGAGAGACGGGGCAGCCGAGGGCACCGGCGATCCAGGCGGCGCCAGTATACCTCGTCATCCTCCGATGATTCCCGCTCACGGTCGCGCAGCTACAGCCGTAGGAAGCGGCATCGGCGACACCACCGCAGCACCTCCAGGAGCTCCAGTAGCTGGAGCCGCAGCACCAGCGCAAGGTCCTGGAGGCGGAGCTATAGCCGGAGCCGCAGCTCCGGTAGCCGCTCTTCCAGCTCCGCCAAGGGATCCCCGCACCGCCGGAGCGCTCGCAGCCGAGCGGGCAGCGAGACCCTCCGCAGGGACTTTAACCGCTCCAGCGTCTATCGCTCGCAGTCCCCGCGATCCGCCTCACGCAGCCTTAATCGCACGGCCACCGCCTCGCAGGCTCCGCGGCTCGGCGGCACCCGGGATGCTGGCGAGTACAAAAACTCCCTCACGGCACGCCAGCTCCTGGAGAAGATTCAGTCGAAAAAGAATGCAGACGATCGCGTCACCAAATCCGGTTTAAAGATCAAGGACCCGCCGCAGGGATACTTTGGTCCCAAACTACCCCCATCCACCAAAAGCATGCTGCCGCTTTTCGGTAAACTTCAAGCAGGAAAGAAAACACCCGTGATCCCCCTGAACAGAACGGAAGAGTGTGACAAATCTGGAGCAGGGAAGAGCACAGAGGCTGACGGAGAGGTTATCCTGGTGGAGCCCATCAGGGAGttccctccaccaccaccacctccagtCGCACCGGTCCTGAAGGTTGAGGAGACCCCACAGAGTGCAACAGTCCAGGAGGTGACGGAGCAGCCCACCACAGAGGCTCAGGTGCTACAAGAATCCCACCTGCTATATGAGCAGGACTCTTCCATGATGATACCTCAGTaccaaggggaactgggccaggAGCCCTTGCAGAACCCCATGATGGAGACCCTCATGCCTGACATGCAACAGCAGCAGCCCCCGATGCACGGCTATCCCATGTACCCGCCCTCTGGCCTGGAGGAGGACGGCCTGGAGGCGGAGGAAGATGGCCTGGCCCCGCTGGAGAGTCAGCCCATCACGTTCACGCCGGAGGAGATGGAGAAGTATAGCAAGCTGCAGCAGGCGGCGCAGCAGCACATCCAGCAGCAGCTGCTGGCCAAGCAGGTCAAGAGCTTCCCGTCGGCCGCcgtggccgccgccgccaaccTGCCGCAGCCGCCGCCCCCGCCCACCCTGCAGCAGATCCACATCCAGCAGCCTGCCGTGTCGGTGGCGTCGGGCACGTCCATCGCCACCATGCAGCATGCCATCCTGCAGCACCAcgctgccaccgccgccgccatggGCATCCACCCGGCGCACCACCCGCACCCCGCTCACGCCCAGCTGGCCCAAGTGCACCACATACCCCAGCATCACCTCACCCCCATTTCCCTTTCTCCACTTGGTCACACTCTCGGACACTCGTTGGGACACTCGCTGGGACACGCCGGGCTGATCCCCGCCCACCACACCGCGTTCCTTTCCGGGCAGCCCATCCACATTATCCCTGCCTCAGCGCTTCACCACACACCCCTGGCGCTCCACCACGTGCCCCACGCCGCACTCTACCCTACGCTGTTCACGCCAAGGCCCTCGCAGgctgcggcggcagcggcggctctCCAGCTCCACCCGCTCCTCCACCCTATCTTCTCAGGGCAGGACCTCCAGCATCCACCTAACCACGGCTCATGAGCAGGTGAGAAGTCTGATTGAACACTTATTCCTCTCTTTTGGAGgtttttgcaaatatttttttctcctaAGACTTTCTCCAGACACTGGTTTGGTTTTTTTCATGCGGTAcgcaaacagtttttttttttttttttaaccacttgtttttttcccctgttgTTTTTTATGTTCTTCTACAGCCagtgacaaaaataaataaatgagaaaaataatacagGGGTGAGCAACTGTATACAGCCCCATTTGCCATCTAAGGACGACCACCCCTGCTTTAATAGGACTACTTTTACTCACTTGCAGTAATGTGTACATATCTAAGTGTGCAATCTGAAGAATCCCACCCAAAGAAGCGTTGGTGGCCTACAGATCATTGCGACTATTATTCACCTAACGATCCAAGTCCCCCCCCCAATTCGCAATGCCAGGTGACATTTCTTGCACTGAAATCTTAGTCAATGATTGTAGTATACTGcaataatttgtttttaaattattttccaaTATGAGCTTTTCAAAGAAGGGTGTTTCTTTTTGTTGCtctgtgtatttttttctgtaaataAAGCTGCTATAGAATAACCTTAACATTCTAGCAGTTGTTATTGGTCAAGGAAGTTGCTCACCTGCCTCGATGGGTCTAGGGAGGATGTTCGAACTGTAGCTACTCTGTATTTTGCTTTAAAACGGGAATTGTGTCACCCAATAAACCCTTGAGTTCATcccttgctttttgtttttggaataaTTTAACGGCTACTGACAACTCTGTGGTATATATCCAATGTTGCCAGTAGGTGGCAGCATTGCTCCTTAGATTCCAAACCTCAAATTGCGATATTGTTGGCACTCCATAGGCAAAATATTTTAAGTCTAGATGTAATTAAAATAAGACAAGCGAGGGAATCATACAAGTTTTATTCAAAAGAATTAAATCACTCACATAGTGAGACTAGATGCAACTGTAAATCACAAAAATGAGCTGTACAATTACAATTGTTTAACCTTTTACCTCAATTTAAGACAATATCACATCTTAATCCTCAAAACAACCATGTAGCTTGTTACTCGTATACTTgtcttaaacaaaaacaatttaaatataCATTTCAGAACAGCTTGTATTAGAAAGGAGTGGGTCGAAAGGGGTGGAATACTGGTAAGAAGGTACATCAATGACAACCGTGACGGCACAATTAAAAAACTATCTGTGTCCGTGGGTCTTTCTCAGTTCATCCCAGATATCGTATCACCAGGAACATGAAGATGCACGTGAGCAGCATCCCTCCGATCATGATCCACTTATCCTGGGTGGCTCGTCTCTCGATGATCCGCATCACCGTGTTGGACAGGCCCAGCATGTTGGCCACATCCAGCATCTTCTTGTGGGTGCCCTGGCAACAAAAACAGCATCCTTACTTTACATCCCAACAAGACAGCCCAGAATTTAGCTTTCTAAACTCTACCACCCACAGCTTAGCTTTTCATCTTCCCAAAGGGCTTACGCACTTACCTTGAGTGAAGATCTTTGATCTCTCAGCCCGTTGAGGATGCCACTTCCGCTTCCCAGCAGGTCGTCCATGCCTCTATGTGCGTTGTGTAGGTTGGTGTTGAGCTGCAGCGTCTCGTCGATGGGGATGGACGTATCTGCGTCCTGTGGAAATGACAATCATCATTCGAGTGTTTCCAGATGTTTACtgcctattttattttatttctacaaCGGGCGGCACTGACATTAGTGGTGAAGGTCCGGCTCATGAGTTCCTCCCGTTCTCGCTCCTGAGCCTCATGAGTGTAGCGTCTGTGCTGGAAGTTCTGCAGGGCGGTGCGAAGATGCTGGACGTCATACTTGAGCTGGTCCACACGCCTTTTCAAGTGGGGAGCAAAACACTTGTCAAAGATAATCATTCTTTGTGACTTCCACTTTGAGGAGGTGACTCGCCCAACTCACAGTTTGGCATTCTGGCGGCGGTTGGGTGGCTCCTTACTGGCCAGGATCTCCAGACGCTCTAAGTGGTTGAAGATCTGCTCAATTCGAGCATGAATTTCATTCTCTAACACTGAACAGTAAGATAAGAAAAACATTGTATTATATAAAATTGAGGGGCAGCATTTGTAGAGCAATGGacactatataaataaaatatactaaTCTGAATTCACTTTACAATCTTATGCACTTGCAAATCAATTTCTTAAGCTGACTGTACACAGTCTTTAGTTGCTACTGTCACCATATTGTACTTAATCAGTGGTTATCACATTTTACGTCTTACGTATTCTTCCAATTTAGTTTTTGATGGGTTGGTTGTTGCAAACTTTCCACTCTTATCTTTAAAAGAACCCAGCCCTGCAGTTTCCTGTTCCAAACTGATCACCAAGCACACAAAAGAATCAAGCACCGGCAGTCATAACAAGAAGTGCGTGCGAAATGGACATTAATTAGCCTTTAAAAGGAGAACAGGAAGGAATACAcgtgtacaaaca encodes the following:
- the gosr2 gene encoding Golgi SNAP receptor complex member 2 — its product is METLYHQTNKHIQEVQSLMGNLERTDRQSVHLLENEIHARIEQIFNHLERLEILASKEPPNRRQNAKLRVDQLKYDVQHLRTALQNFQHRRYTHEAQEREREELMSRTFTTNDADTSIPIDETLQLNTNLHNAHRGMDDLLGSGSGILNGLRDQRSSLKGTHKKMLDVANMLGLSNTVMRIIERRATQDKWIMIGGMLLTCIFMFLVIRYLG
- the gpatch8 gene encoding G patch domain-containing protein 8 isoform X2, which translates into the protein MQGRTDPVPIILKYDVMGMGRMEMEMDYAEDATEKRRALEVEKEETEELRQKYKDQIEKEKAIAKALEDLRANFYCELCDKQYTKHQEFDNHINSYDHAHKQRLKELKQREFARNVSSRSRKGGKKQEKMLRRLHELAEQRKQQDCTPGSGPMFKTTTVAIDGKKAEDGDIFLPESTFVTEPAMEVCVPEKREQPPPKPAPTFSFSLGKKKNCSSPTASASSKVSVSFSFAKKAPVKLETAAAVFTDPGEAIEGEEEGEEVEKVAVQEELSICNTDSPKGALRDSDGGESSIATGTEEGQQSNDGSSLASTLNKLKMMMRKDEGYTGQEPQYYHYMPPAHCRVKPHFQFLLFMKASEHSQSQEDEEEDEVQEEKVENASQESNTVECCNEEDEDEDEDAITTASPEAQQTPPASKANEDDNTLNAVEATPEVPSSPTQKERSSPPPPEPLESNSGPKIPVGPFFPVLGKDESTTLQWPSELLEFTKALPALSYSCNPLYFDFKLSRNKGARSRKVAKSPKPSEPPDKEKRRELTTSKTEPVVNAEPVAKVKAAAKTELNSEEPVTKAEGGQSEGDDQKAATGGGGAKKKKKKKKHKKSTKHSKRKAKDKDAAAEDAEGEAEPTQETPKKKKKKHKKKKSKNKAADQEEAPGEEKEKPKVKSEDKPDPSPGQAPAGGGVGTGKRKRAMKNPLSRSGVEEATAGKSSDKAVSSEEHGSNKRLKTDSVPSQSASCSTSAQRSPGPGRPPSSESEEEGGSTTQRSRHHRSSPREERRHHSEESRRSGSRSSRRGSSRRRHHRSKTSQSRSYSSSSERSSAGSSAYSHRSRSYSDSYSDYSTEGHRRRHSKRSSDSDYERRGSRGHRRSRRRQYTSSSSDDSRSRSRSYSRRKRHRRHHRSTSRSSSSWSRSTSARSWRRSYSRSRSSGSRSSSSAKGSPHRRSARSRAGSETLRRDFNRSSVYRSQSPRSASRSLNRTATASQAPRLGGTRDAGEYKNSLTARQLLEKIQSKKNADDRVTKSGLKIKDPPQGYFGPKLPPSTKSMLPLFGKLQAGKKTPVIPLNRTEECDKSGAGKSTEADGEVILVEPIREFPPPPPPPVAPVLKVEETPQSATVQEVTEQPTTEAQVLQESHLLYEQDSSMMIPQYQGELGQEPLQNPMMETLMPDMQQQQPPMHGYPMYPPSGLEEDGLEAEEDGLAPLESQPITFTPEEMEKYSKLQQAAQQHIQQQLLAKQVKSFPSAAVAAAANLPQPPPPPTLQQIHIQQPAVSVASGTSIATMQHAILQHHAATAAAMGIHPAHHPHPAHAQLAQVHHIPQHHLTPISLSPLGHTLGHSLGHSLGHAGLIPAHHTAFLSGQPIHIIPASALHHTPLALHHVPHAALYPTLFTPRPSQAAAAAAALQLHPLLHPIFSGQDLQHPPNHGS
- the gpatch8 gene encoding G patch domain-containing protein 8 isoform X3; this translates as MGMGRMEMEMDYAEDATEKRRALEVEKEETEELRQKYKDQIEKEKAIAKALEDLRANFYCELCDKQYTKHQEFDNHINSYDHAHKQRLKELKQREFARNVSSRSRKGGKKQEKMLRRLHELAEQRKQQDCTPGSGPMFKTTTVAIDGKKAEDGDIFLPESTFVTEPAMEVCVPEKREQPPPKPAPTFSFSLGKKKNCSSPTASASSKVSVSFSFAKKAPVKLETAAAVFTDPGEAIEGEEEGEEVEKVAVQEELSICNTDSPKGALRDSDGGESSIATGTEEGQQSNDGSSLASTLNKLKMMMRKDEGYTGQEPQYYHYMPPAHCRVKPHFQFLLFMKASEHSQSQEDEEEDEVQEEKVENASQESNTVECCNEEDEDEDEDAITTASPEAQQTPPASKANEDDNTLNAVEATPEVPSSPTQKERSSPPPPEPLESNSGPKIPVGPFFPVLGKDESTTLQWPSELLEFTKALPALSYSCNPLYFDFKLSRNKGARSRKVAKSPKPSEPPDKEKRRELTTSKTEPVVNAEPVAKVKAAAKTELNSEEPVTKAEGGQSEGDDQKAATGGGGAKKKKKKKKHKKSTKHSKRKAKDKDAAAEDAEGEAEPTQETPKKKKKKHKKKKSKNKAADQEEAPGEEKEKPKVKSEDKPDPSPGQAPAGGGVGTGKRKRAMKNPLSRSGVEEATAGKSSDKAVSSEEHGSNKRLKTDSVPSQSASCSTSAQRSPGPGRPPSSESEEEGGSTTQRSRHHRSSPREERRHHSEESRRSGSRSSRRGSSRRRHHRSKTSQSRSYSSSSERSSAGSSAYSHRSRSYSDSYSDYSTEGHRRRHSKRSSDSDYERRGSRGHRRSRRRQYTSSSSDDSRSRSRSYSRRKRHRRHHRSTSRSSSSWSRSTSARSWRRSYSRSRSSGSRSSSSAKGSPHRRSARSRAGSETLRRDFNRSSVYRSQSPRSASRSLNRTATASQAPRLGGTRDAGEYKNSLTARQLLEKIQSKKNADDRVTKSGLKIKDPPQGYFGPKLPPSTKSMLPLFGKLQAGKKTPVIPLNRTEECDKSGAGKSTEADGEVILVEPIREFPPPPPPPVAPVLKVEETPQSATVQEVTEQPTTEAQVLQESHLLYEQDSSMMIPQYQGELGQEPLQNPMMETLMPDMQQQQPPMHGYPMYPPSGLEEDGLEAEEDGLAPLESQPITFTPEEMEKYSKLQQAAQQHIQQQLLAKQVKSFPSAAVAAAANLPQPPPPPTLQQIHIQQPAVSVASGTSIATMQHAILQHHAATAAAMGIHPAHHPHPAHAQLAQVHHIPQHHLTPISLSPLGHTLGHSLGHSLGHAGLIPAHHTAFLSGQPIHIIPASALHHTPLALHHVPHAALYPTLFTPRPSQAAAAAAALQLHPLLHPIFSGQDLQHPPNHGS
- the gpatch8 gene encoding G patch domain-containing protein 8 isoform X1, whose product is MADRFSRFNEERDFQGGNHFDQYEDGQVELEQASLDKPIESDNIGHRLLQKHGWKLGQGLGKSMQGRTDPVPIILKYDVMGMGRMEMEMDYAEDATEKRRALEVEKEETEELRQKYKDQIEKEKAIAKALEDLRANFYCELCDKQYTKHQEFDNHINSYDHAHKQRLKELKQREFARNVSSRSRKGGKKQEKMLRRLHELAEQRKQQDCTPGSGPMFKTTTVAIDGKKAEDGDIFLPESTFVTEPAMEVCVPEKREQPPPKPAPTFSFSLGKKKNCSSPTASASSKVSVSFSFAKKAPVKLETAAAVFTDPGEAIEGEEEGEEVEKVAVQEELSICNTDSPKGALRDSDGGESSIATGTEEGQQSNDGSSLASTLNKLKMMMRKDEGYTGQEPQYYHYMPPAHCRVKPHFQFLLFMKASEHSQSQEDEEEDEVQEEKVENASQESNTVECCNEEDEDEDEDAITTASPEAQQTPPASKANEDDNTLNAVEATPEVPSSPTQKERSSPPPPEPLESNSGPKIPVGPFFPVLGKDESTTLQWPSELLEFTKALPALSYSCNPLYFDFKLSRNKGARSRKVAKSPKPSEPPDKEKRRELTTSKTEPVVNAEPVAKVKAAAKTELNSEEPVTKAEGGQSEGDDQKAATGGGGAKKKKKKKKHKKSTKHSKRKAKDKDAAAEDAEGEAEPTQETPKKKKKKHKKKKSKNKAADQEEAPGEEKEKPKVKSEDKPDPSPGQAPAGGGVGTGKRKRAMKNPLSRSGVEEATAGKSSDKAVSSEEHGSNKRLKTDSVPSQSASCSTSAQRSPGPGRPPSSESEEEGGSTTQRSRHHRSSPREERRHHSEESRRSGSRSSRRGSSRRRHHRSKTSQSRSYSSSSERSSAGSSAYSHRSRSYSDSYSDYSTEGHRRRHSKRSSDSDYERRGSRGHRRSRRRQYTSSSSDDSRSRSRSYSRRKRHRRHHRSTSRSSSSWSRSTSARSWRRSYSRSRSSGSRSSSSAKGSPHRRSARSRAGSETLRRDFNRSSVYRSQSPRSASRSLNRTATASQAPRLGGTRDAGEYKNSLTARQLLEKIQSKKNADDRVTKSGLKIKDPPQGYFGPKLPPSTKSMLPLFGKLQAGKKTPVIPLNRTEECDKSGAGKSTEADGEVILVEPIREFPPPPPPPVAPVLKVEETPQSATVQEVTEQPTTEAQVLQESHLLYEQDSSMMIPQYQGELGQEPLQNPMMETLMPDMQQQQPPMHGYPMYPPSGLEEDGLEAEEDGLAPLESQPITFTPEEMEKYSKLQQAAQQHIQQQLLAKQVKSFPSAAVAAAANLPQPPPPPTLQQIHIQQPAVSVASGTSIATMQHAILQHHAATAAAMGIHPAHHPHPAHAQLAQVHHIPQHHLTPISLSPLGHTLGHSLGHSLGHAGLIPAHHTAFLSGQPIHIIPASALHHTPLALHHVPHAALYPTLFTPRPSQAAAAAAALQLHPLLHPIFSGQDLQHPPNHGS